The Natranaeroarchaeum aerophilus genome has a segment encoding these proteins:
- a CDS encoding DUF424 domain-containing protein: MIVSERTTEKGLLVTVCDPETLGETYENGDISLTVTEEFYGGEDVGEDEVVDSLSRATIANIVGTEAVELAIEHGYVDEANVLELESTLHAQVLRLA; this comes from the coding sequence GTGATCGTCAGCGAGCGCACGACCGAGAAGGGGCTGCTCGTCACCGTCTGCGATCCGGAGACGCTCGGCGAGACCTACGAGAACGGCGATATTTCGTTGACCGTCACCGAGGAGTTCTACGGGGGTGAAGACGTCGGCGAGGACGAGGTCGTCGACAGCCTATCGCGGGCGACGATCGCCAATATCGTCGGGACCGAGGCGGTCGAGCTGGCAATCGAGCACGGCTACGTCGACGAGGCAAACGTCCTCGAACTGGAGTCGACGCTACACGCACAGGTCCTGCGGCTCGCCTAG
- a CDS encoding tetratricopeptide repeat protein — MTDPADDPKEDHEFSEGQGFSGEYDEFDLDPPELDIDPDKVDPVDSRVIPDLLDEETTANDAVDANALLDVGLNYMGINRYEQATETFERAARFAEDELIEQESWVNKGVAHAELEEWDAAMGAYQEAISMDGDSEHAATAETNLAYALWESGRSEQALEHAERAVEIDQRFAEAWYNRGFLLLERGLAEDALNALDNAIRLGMRNQVTLEEKARALEELGEYDEAEEIAEEAEDMRRQAEEEMVGEELGQ, encoded by the coding sequence ATGACTGATCCAGCCGACGACCCCAAAGAGGACCACGAGTTCTCCGAAGGGCAGGGCTTCTCCGGGGAGTACGACGAGTTCGATCTCGATCCGCCCGAACTCGACATCGATCCGGACAAAGTCGACCCTGTCGACTCCCGTGTGATCCCGGACCTGCTCGACGAGGAGACGACAGCGAACGATGCGGTCGACGCGAACGCCTTACTCGATGTCGGGCTGAACTACATGGGGATCAACCGCTACGAGCAGGCAACGGAGACCTTCGAGCGAGCAGCCCGCTTCGCCGAGGACGAACTGATCGAACAGGAGTCGTGGGTCAACAAGGGGGTTGCCCACGCTGAACTCGAGGAGTGGGACGCCGCGATGGGCGCGTATCAGGAGGCAATCTCGATGGACGGCGACAGCGAACACGCTGCAACCGCCGAGACGAACCTCGCGTACGCGCTCTGGGAGTCCGGCCGGAGCGAGCAGGCGCTCGAACACGCCGAACGCGCTGTCGAGATCGACCAGCGGTTTGCCGAAGCCTGGTACAACCGCGGCTTTCTCCTGCTCGAACGCGGTCTCGCCGAGGATGCCCTGAACGCGCTCGATAACGCCATCAGGCTGGGGATGCGCAATCAGGTCACGCTCGAAGAGAAAGCCCGCGCGCTCGAAGAGTTAGGCGAGTACGACGAAGCCGAAGAGATCGCAGAGGAGGCCGAGGACATGCGCCGACAGGCCGAAGAGGAGATGGTCGGCGAGGAGCTCGGGCAGTGA
- the thpR gene encoding RNA 2',3'-cyclic phosphodiesterase gives MSKRLFVSVDLPDELADEVAAVQEEFREASGLRFTDPEQAHLTLFFLGDVAPDRVTTVESALTEAVETAAIDPFTAHVEGLGVFPSLQYISVLWAGVSAGADELTALHEAVEPRLVGLGFDADDHEFTPHVTLARMDHAGGKELVQQGVRELDPVVGEWTVEEVRLTESELTPDGPEYSTVRRFEL, from the coding sequence ATGAGCAAGCGACTGTTCGTGAGCGTCGACCTGCCCGACGAACTCGCCGACGAGGTCGCGGCAGTTCAAGAGGAGTTCCGCGAGGCGAGCGGGCTCCGGTTCACTGACCCCGAACAGGCCCACCTCACGCTCTTTTTCCTCGGCGACGTCGCCCCCGATCGCGTGACAACGGTGGAGTCGGCCCTCACCGAGGCAGTCGAAACCGCAGCTATCGACCCCTTCACTGCCCACGTCGAGGGGCTCGGTGTCTTCCCCTCGCTGCAGTATATTAGCGTCCTCTGGGCGGGCGTCTCCGCTGGAGCTGACGAACTCACCGCGCTCCACGAGGCAGTCGAACCACGGCTCGTCGGTCTGGGATTCGACGCCGACGACCACGAGTTCACCCCACACGTCACGCTCGCGCGAATGGACCACGCAGGCGGCAAGGAGCTGGTCCAGCAGGGCGTCCGCGAACTCGACCCAGTCGTCGGCGAGTGGACCGTCGAGGAGGTTCGGCTGACCGAAAGCGAGTTGACGCCCGACGGCCCGGAGTACTCGACGGTTCGGCGGTTCGAGCTGTGA
- a CDS encoding SIR2 family NAD-dependent protein deacylase, which yields MDDRIADLADDLRAADAAVALTGAGLSTASGIPSFRGEDGIWGEEFDPQSFHLRRFRRDPGGFWEDRLRLQERMLPDDVAPNAAHDALFQLEREGPLTAVITQNTDGLHAEAGSERLIELHGNARRVVCEDCGTQRDAEWAFGLVDDGDGPPTCECGGIYKPDVVLFGEDLAPSALSTARELVADSDVLIVAGSSLQVQPAASLPTRRDGAALAVVNYDLTPFTASADYDFRADVTEVLPALADAVCREG from the coding sequence ATGGACGACCGGATAGCCGATCTCGCGGACGACCTGCGGGCAGCCGACGCGGCGGTCGCCCTGACCGGTGCCGGTCTGAGCACCGCATCGGGGATCCCCTCCTTTCGCGGCGAGGACGGCATCTGGGGCGAGGAGTTCGACCCCCAGTCGTTTCATCTGCGTCGGTTCAGACGCGATCCCGGGGGGTTCTGGGAGGACCGCTTGCGACTTCAGGAGCGAATGCTGCCCGACGATGTCGCGCCGAACGCGGCCCACGACGCGCTGTTCCAGCTCGAACGGGAAGGACCACTCACAGCAGTAATCACGCAGAACACCGACGGACTCCACGCCGAAGCCGGATCCGAGCGGCTGATCGAGTTGCACGGGAACGCCCGGCGGGTGGTCTGTGAGGACTGTGGGACACAGCGGGACGCCGAGTGGGCGTTCGGTCTCGTCGACGACGGCGACGGCCCGCCGACCTGCGAGTGTGGTGGGATCTACAAACCCGACGTCGTGCTGTTCGGCGAGGACCTCGCTCCGTCCGCGCTCTCGACCGCCCGGGAACTCGTCGCCGACAGTGACGTGCTCATCGTTGCTGGCTCCTCCCTGCAGGTACAGCCTGCCGCCTCGCTCCCTACTCGTCGTGACGGCGCGGCGCTCGCAGTCGTGAACTACGATCTGACGCCCTTTACCGCCAGCGCCGACTACGATTTTCGGGCGGACGTCACCGAGGTGCTGCCCGCGCTCGCGGACGCAGTCTGTCGGGAGGGGTAG
- a CDS encoding peptide-methionine (S)-S-oxide reductase MsrA: MLTPDLLTDYDANVPTETATATFGLGCFWGPDAAAGSIDGIVRTRVGYAGGTKPDPSYEVIGDHTEVVQIEYDPDTVSFSDLVKWAFTEHHPPTQAEKRQYQNIAFTETPTQRDQLRRFLDGSEWTEDQIETRLESLDAFTLAEDYHQKFQLRGTRWITDAFEEAGYDAAAVRESPAAAKLNAHVAGHDVTFPGLQQSYEPSR, from the coding sequence ATGCTCACACCCGATCTCCTCACCGACTACGACGCGAACGTTCCGACTGAGACAGCGACAGCGACGTTCGGCCTCGGCTGTTTCTGGGGCCCCGACGCCGCGGCAGGTTCGATCGACGGCATCGTGCGGACGCGCGTGGGCTACGCCGGTGGAACGAAGCCCGATCCGTCCTACGAAGTGATCGGCGACCACACCGAGGTCGTCCAGATCGAGTACGATCCCGATACGGTTTCGTTCAGCGACCTCGTCAAGTGGGCGTTCACGGAGCACCATCCCCCCACCCAGGCGGAGAAACGCCAGTACCAGAACATCGCCTTTACCGAGACGCCGACCCAGCGCGATCAACTTCGGCGGTTTCTGGACGGCAGCGAGTGGACCGAAGACCAGATCGAGACCCGGCTCGAATCGCTTGACGCGTTCACCCTCGCCGAGGACTACCATCAGAAGTTTCAGCTCCGTGGAACGCGCTGGATCACCGATGCCTTCGAGGAGGCGGGCTACGACGCCGCGGCCGTCAGGGAATCGCCCGCCGCAGCGAAGCTAAACGCCCACGTTGCCGGACACGACGTGACGTTTCCCGGCCTCCAGCAGTCGTACGAGCCCAGTCGGTGA